GCGGGGAATCGACCTGGTAGACGTACATCGCGAAAGTTTCCGCATCCCGCCATCCTCCTTTGACCGCGACCGATTTGCCGGACCGATTTGCCGTGATCCAGTTATCCAAGCCGCATGCCAGGCTGTGCGCGCCATGGCCGTCCAGCCATTCAAATACACAGCGGTCATCTGCAAACGTGAGCGAGATCCGCTTCAGGCCCTGCTCATTTTCATGGAGCCTGTATGTTTTCGTTCCTGTCCATACGGATTTCCCCATGGAATACTTATCGCCCAGCTCCAAGGAACCCAGCTTTCGGACAAGCTTTTCCTGTTCGGTAGGATCGCTTTCGAATTGCGGTCCCTTCATGGCAGGCAGCACATGCTCCCATACCGCATCCAGCACCCCTTGCATATCTTGCAGGCCGCCGTTTATCGCGATTACCGCATCTTGATCGGGCATCACGATGCAATATTGTCCGAATGCCCCGTCTCCCCGGTAAGCATTGTGCCGGCATCTCCAAAACTGATAGCCGTAGCCTTGAATCCAATCGGTATTGCCCGTTTCGGTCGCATTCGGAACCTGGCAGGAGGTCGCTTCTTCGATCCAAGCGGCCGGCAAGAGCCGCTCCCCGTTCCATACGCCTTTATTCAGGAGAAATTGTCCGAACCGCGCAAGATCTTCCGTCTTCAGCCGCAGTCCCCACCCGCCCGTATTTCCTCCGTTAGGTGCCCGATCCCATGACGGTTTTCCGATTCCCAGCGGTTCATACAGC
This genomic window from Paenibacillus humicola contains:
- a CDS encoding serine hydrolase domain-containing protein codes for the protein MTNNTNSLPRSLPEEQGISSASLLTFLEEIERRQLELHGLMILRHGHIVAEGWWKPYRPQIPHAVYSITKSFTSIAAGFAVQEGLIAVKDRVLTYFPEMNTHELKENMRDLTIRNLLTMTTGHQTDTARFGVTPDFLNHAAEVRVGDRYDGDYVRGFLELPLQKAPGTWFLYNSGASHLLGAIVERVTGVRLVDYLQPRLYEPLGIGKPSWDRAPNGGNTGGWGLRLKTEDLARFGQFLLNKGVWNGERLLPAAWIEEATSCQVPNATETGNTDWIQGYGYQFWRCRHNAYRGDGAFGQYCIVMPDQDAVIAINGGLQDMQGVLDAVWEHVLPAMKGPQFESDPTEQEKLVRKLGSLELGDKYSMGKSVWTGTKTYRLHENEQGLKRISLTFADDRCVFEWLDGHGAHSLACGLDNWITANRSGKSVAVKGGWRDAETFAMYVYQVDSPHHDRLTFRFNEDTVTVQHSHLNFADVKHEFIGAAVKDSSV